The genomic DNA CCGCGAAGCCTGCAACGTCCCGCCACCGGCCTCACCCCCGGACCGCGCACCGGCAGGCCGATCTCGAAGCGACAACCCCGACCCGGCTCACTGGACAGCACGATGCGCCCGCCGAGGAGTTCAACGGATGACCTGGCGATGGCGAGTCCGAGTCCCGCGCCGCCCTCCGGACGGGTGCGCGACTTCTCAACACGATAAAATCGCTCGAACACCAGTTGCTGGTGCTCCGGCGCGATTCCGGGTCCCTCATCCATGATGGCGATGACCGCGAGAGGGCCCCGGAGGAAGCACTGGATCGCAACCCGGGATCCCTGAGGACCATGACGGATGGCGTTGTGCAGGACGTTCATCACCGCCTGACGCAGGAGCATCCGGTCGGCGGTCACCAGCAGTCCCGGATGGGCGGTGCACTCGATGGTCTGCCGTTTCTCGGCGGCCAGCACGCCGAGGCAGTCGCCCACCTCCCGGACCAGCGCCCCGACCGGCACGGCCTCCAGCCGCGCTGACCACCGGCCGCCCTCGACGCGGGCCAGCAGCAGCAGGGAATCGGCAAGGTCATGCAACCGCTGCACCTCCTCCAACATGCTGCCCAGCGTTTCCCGGAGGGCCTGAACATCGCCGGGGTTCCGCAGCGCCACCTCCCCGACCGCCCGCAGTGCCGTCAGGGGAGTCCGCAATTCATGGGACGCGTCGGCCGTGAACCGCCGGAGGGAGTCAAAAGAGTTCTCCAGCCGCTGCAGGGTCTCGTTGAACACGGTCGCCAGGCGGCCGAGTTCATCATGCGGATTCGGGTTGGGC from Verrucomicrobiia bacterium includes the following:
- a CDS encoding HAMP domain-containing protein, whose protein sequence is MRSWWRRQSLQFRLAVWFTAVASGILLGLAPAVYWRIGHRLHVELDRQLGIDWNLIEAHLEADAAGGIRWKRDSPASPDSPGYADTWFDVWAGGGLLLRHWPARGGISGRPPADQARQFHTLPLDTGSSARALEQPARIGGREVLLRVFRDESGLRRTLREILMGFALAVPVVAMLAALGGYVMAGWMLRPIRAMTEQACRITSESLGERLPNPNPHDELGRLATVFNETLQRLENSFDSLRRFTADASHELRTPLTALRAVGEVALRNPGDVQALRETLGSMLEEVQRLHDLADSLLLLARVEGGRWSARLEAVPVGALVREVGDCLGVLAAEKRQTIECTAHPGLLVTADRMLLRQAVMNVLHNAIRHGPQGSRVAIQCFLRGPLAVIAIMDEGPGIAPEHQQLVFERFYRVEKSRTRPEGGAGLGLAIARSSVELLGGRIVLSSEPGRGCRFEIGLPVRGPGVRPVAGRCRLRGDRGGS